The Candidatus Krumholzibacteriota bacterium DNA segment ACCGGGCGACGCACGCCGGCGAGAAGCCCGTCATGCTCCTCGCGCAGAGCCTGCTCAACAAGACCGACGAGCACATCGACACGCGGCTCATCCTCGAGAAGATCCGCACGCAGATGATCAAGCAGGGGATGGCCGATTTCGTCGACGACCAGGCCTTCGACATGGCCCTCGACCAGCTCAACATGCAGGCCACCGACCTCTACGACAACGCGAAGGCGGCCAGGATCGGCAACTTCGTGGGCGCGAAGTACGTCCTTCGCGGCACGATCACGAACATCCGCAAGATCGACGGCAGGGAGAACATCAACTACCAGAACGTGACCCTGGACATCTTCGAGGTGGAGACGCTGCTGATCAAGTGGACCGACGAGGTCGAGTACAAGCGCGCCTCGACGAAGGGGACCATCCGCCGTTAGACCAAGACGGGGACCGATGAGAAAGCCGCTGATCGCCTGCGCGCTCCTCGCGGCCGTCGCGCTGGGCTGCGCAACGTATACGGGTCGGATGACCGCCACCCGCGATCTCTACTACCGCGGGGCGTACGAGGACGCCCTCGGCTCCCTCGACGAGCTCCTCGCCGGGGCCGGGGAGAACGACCGCTCCCTCTATCTGCTCGAGCGGGGCAAGGTGAACCTCGCCGCGGGGCGCTACGACTCGGCGATCGTCGACCTGCAGGCGGCCGAGCGGCGCTTCCGCGAGATCGAGGGGACGGTCTCGGTCACCGGGCAGCTCAAGAGCTACGTTTTCCACGAGGGTTTCGACGACTACCAGCCGGGCGAGCACGAGAAGATCCTCATCAACGCCTACCTGATGCTCGCCTACTGGCTCACGGGGGACATGGAGGGGGCCTACGTCGAACGAAACCGCACGATCACCCGCCTGAACCAGTTCCTCGACGGCGTGCCCCTCGAGAAGCGGCGGCGGCTCGAGGTGCCCTTCGCCCGCTACCTCGCCGCCCTCCTCTACGAGACCGAGGGGCGGGCCGAGGACGCCCGGATCGAGTACGACATCGTCCGCGAGATCGCTCCGGGGGCGGCGCCGGCGGCGGTGAACCCGCACGTGCGCGAGCTCGTCGTCTTCGTCGAGGCGGGGCGCGCCCCGGTCAAGGTCTCGACGGAGATCCGCGGGATGTTCCGCAAGGACGGCGGGCTCCTCTTCGGTACCTTCGACGTCGGCGACCGCGAGCCCCTCGTCGTCAACACCGCGTGGGGGGCAGGCTTCGACGACCTCACCCTCGGCAAGTGGTTCACCTTCTCCTTTCCCCGGTACGAGCGCCAGCCGTACGACAGTTCCTGCTGCGCGGTGGTCGTGGACGGGATCGAGGCGGGACGGGCGGCGCTGCTCGACGACGTCGGGGAGACGGCCGTCGCGGCCCTCGAGCAGGACATGGGGAAGATCCTCCTGCGCTCGGCCATTCGCTCGACGCTGAAGCTCGCCCTGCAAAACCAGGGGAAGCGCAGGAAATCCGAGCTGACCTGGCAGGGGATGCTGGGGAAGGTGCTCTCCTCGGTCGAGAAGGCCGATACCCGCTCCTGGCAGACCCTGCCCGCGGCGATCCTCGTCTACCGGCTCGAGGTGGGCGAGGAACAGCACGAGGTGAGCCTCGCCGGCGGGGTCGACCTGCCCGCCCGCGCCGTCGATATCCGGGCGGAAGCGGGCAAGAAGCGGGTCGTCTTCTTCTCCGGGGCCCGCTGAGCGCCGACGGCTGCCCGGAAAACGGAAAACGAAGAGGGAGGCCGGAAAACCGGCCTCCCTCGTTTTCGTGATACCCGACCGGCCGTCCTGCCCCCGGCCGCCGGGATCATCTGTCGTGGTCGGAGGTGCTAGAAGCCGCCCCCGAAGCCGCCGCGACGTCCGCCGCCACGAGGGCCGTCGGTGCGCGGACGCGCCTCGTTGACCTTGAGCGTACGGCCCATGAAGTCCTTCTCGTTCAGGGCTTCCATCGCGGCCCTCGCCTCGTCGTCGTTGTTCATCTCGACGAACCCGAAACCCTTCGCACGACCGGTGTCCCTGTCCGTGATGATCGCGACGGAGTCGACCGTGCCATGAGCCTCGAACGCCTTGCGCAGGTCGTTCTCGCTCGTATCGAAAGACATGTTTCCTACATAAATCTTCATGTCAGCCTCCTGTAGGCTCCAAACGGTAAATGTCCGATAGATTTGCAGGAATGTATGTTATGTGCTCTGGAAAGGTTGAACAAAGCGGCAGGTTCGTGGATCGCCTTCATTCCGAGTACAATACTATCCATCCTCAATCCATCATATCAGCAAAACAATAATAGCGTTATTCGGGCCAAAAGCAAGATATATTTGAATTATTTTTCGACCTGCCCTGGCGCCGCGTCGATGAATGTCATAAGCGCCCCGAACACCGGCGGTTGCCAGAGGCCGTGGCCGGCGCTCTCGACGATCGAGAGATGCGATTCGTGCAGCTCCCGGTTAAGGCGCCAGGCCGTCGCCGGTGTGCAGATGACGTCGTAGCGGCCGTTAACGATCCACGCGGGGATGTCGCGGATACGGTCCAGATCCCGCCAGAGCTGCCCCTCCTCGAGGAAGCACCGGTTGGCCATGTAGTAGTTCTCCATGAGCCCAAGCGAGTAGATCAGGTTCGCGTACCTCGGCATGGCCAGGAACTCGCCGGTGGCCGCGTCGGTTGTCTCGAGCGTGGCGATCCGCGACTCCCAGCGCGTCCACTCGCGGGCGTACCGCTGCGCGGCGGCGGGGTCGGGTTCGAGGCGGATCAGCTCGTCGAGGTAGGCGGGAAGCGGCCGGCGCGATGGATCGGGGAGCGAGGAGACGAGCGCCTCGTACGCGTCGGGATAGTATTTCGCCGAGCCGCCGTGGTAGAAGTGGTCGATCTCGGCGTCGGTCGCCATGAAGAGCCCGCGGAGGAACATCCCGAGGACGCGGTCCGGGTGGGCCTCCGCGTAGGCGATCGCCAGCGTCGAGCCCCACGAGCCGCCGAAGAGATACCACCGCTCCACCCCGAGGTGCTCGCGGAGCCGCTCGATGTCGGCCACGAGGTGCGCCGTCGTGTTCTCGCGCGTCTCGGCGAAGGGGCGGGATCGCCCCGTGCCGCGCTGGTCGAACTGGATGACGTGCCACACGTCCGGATCGAAGAGCCGGCGGACGAAGGGGCTGCTCTGCCCGCCGGGGCCGCCGTGGAGGCAGACGCAGGGGATGCCGTCCGGATTCCCCGAGCGCTCCCAGTAGATCTCGTGGAGACCGGAGACGGCGAGCATCCCCGTCTCGAGGGGCTCGATCGCGGGGAAGGGCTCCGGGTTCGCCGCGGGCTCCCCGCATGCGCCGAGCACGGGAATGGATAAGACGAGGAGAACGGCGATCGAGAGGGTGCGGCGGTGCGGCATGGCTGCGCTCCTTCCGTGCGTGGCCGGCCCGGGCGGGCGAGGTGGATCCCACGGGCGAGTATACCCCCCGTTCCGAGGCCCGCCAAAAGAAAATGTACGCCTCCCGCGCGGCCCGTCCGCACGGGGGGTTTCCGCTTGCGCAGGCCCCGGGCCTCTGTTACGTTTCGCCTGTCCGGAAACGCGGGACGGAGTGGAGACGTATATCCTTACGGGGCCGGCGAGCCCCCGACGGGCGGGGATCCGCATGAAGATCATCGCGACCAACCGCAAGGCGCGGCACGAGTACCACATCATCGAGACGATCGAGGCGGGGATCGTGCTCGTCGGCACCGAGGTGAAGGCGCTGCGCGACGGCCGCGCCAACCTCAGGGATTCCTACGCCGCGATCGAACGAGAGGAGCTCTTCCTGTACAACACGCACATCAGCCACTACGAGCAGGGCAACCGGTTCAACCACGAGCCCACTCGCACGCGCAAGCTCCTCGTGCACGCGAAGGAGATCAAGCGGCTGATCGGCAAGACGCAGGAGAAGGGCCTCACCATCGTGCCGCTCCGGCTCTACTTCACCGATCGCGGCATCGTCAAGGTCGAGCTCGGCCTCGCACGCGGCAAGAAGAGCTACGACAAGCGCCGCGACATCGCCGAACGCGACGCCAAGCGTGAACTGGACCGCGCCCTGAAGGACAGGAACCGCAGGAATGACTGAACGATCGATACTGCTCGTCGTCATCGCCCTCCTCGTCGCCGCCGCGCCGGCGGTCGCCCAGGAGCCCGACCATCTCGATGTCGAGCGGACCCTCGGCGTCATCTACGCCGACGGCCGGGAGGCCGAGGACATCGATCTCTACCGCGCCGAGGAGGGATCGGAGGAACTCTACCTCACCGCATACGATCTCGCGCGCGTCTTCAAGGCCACGAAATTCTGGAATCCGGGTCTGCGCAAGCTCTCGCTGCGCATCGGGATCCACCGGTATCTCTTCACCATCGACACCCGCGTCGTCACGGTCGACGACGAGCCGGCCCTGGTGCGCACGCCGGTGCGTTATTTCAACGGGGCCGTCATGGTGCCCCTCGAGTTCGTCTCGGAGATCCTCGCGCCGCGGCTCGCCGAGCAACTCGAGCTCGACGAGGAGCACGGCGTCCTCACGATCGGCTCGCCGGACTACAACGTCACCCGCCTCGAGTTCGTCGAGGGGGAGGAGGGGACGCGCGCCGAGCTGACGCTCACCGAGGAGCTCCTCTACCACGTC contains these protein-coding regions:
- a CDS encoding RNA-binding protein, with the translated sequence MKIYVGNMSFDTSENDLRKAFEAHGTVDSVAIITDRDTGRAKGFGFVEMNNDDEARAAMEALNEKDFMGRTLKVNEARPRTDGPRGGGRRGGFGGGF
- the pip gene encoding prolyl aminopeptidase, which codes for MPHRRTLSIAVLLVLSIPVLGACGEPAANPEPFPAIEPLETGMLAVSGLHEIYWERSGNPDGIPCVCLHGGPGGQSSPFVRRLFDPDVWHVIQFDQRGTGRSRPFAETRENTTAHLVADIERLREHLGVERWYLFGGSWGSTLAIAYAEAHPDRVLGMFLRGLFMATDAEIDHFYHGGSAKYYPDAYEALVSSLPDPSRRPLPAYLDELIRLEPDPAAAQRYAREWTRWESRIATLETTDAATGEFLAMPRYANLIYSLGLMENYYMANRCFLEEGQLWRDLDRIRDIPAWIVNGRYDVICTPATAWRLNRELHESHLSIVESAGHGLWQPPVFGALMTFIDAAPGQVEK
- the smpB gene encoding SsrA-binding protein SmpB; protein product: MKIIATNRKARHEYHIIETIEAGIVLVGTEVKALRDGRANLRDSYAAIEREELFLYNTHISHYEQGNRFNHEPTRTRKLLVHAKEIKRLIGKTQEKGLTIVPLRLYFTDRGIVKVELGLARGKKSYDKRRDIAERDAKRELDRALKDRNRRND